From a region of the Pseudanabaena sp. ABRG5-3 genome:
- a CDS encoding glycosyltransferase family 4 protein, with protein MKTLQLGTSWFLEEAGGLARVYYGCVNYLPQIGVDVSGLVVGSDRVFESSLQKVRTFASADSSTWRRSRSLRTAVNQTLASSQIDLVASHFALYTFPILDRLGDLPLVIHFHGPWALESKAEGAGKLSVWGKWLIEKLVYQRANGFIVLSEAFRQILHKTYNVPLDKIFIVGGGINTSEFNVDLSIAQARKKLGWQQNRRIILCVRRLVHRMGLENLIAAIAKVRQKYPDVLLLIAGKGAIADALRSQIQELQLEDHVQLLGFVSDQDLAIAYRAAELSIVPTVALEGFGLIVIESLAAGTPVLGTPIGGIPEILNPFHADLILEGSTSAHLAQGMIEALSGQRQIPSAEACQAYVKQNYDWQVIARQMKSVYEQVL; from the coding sequence ATGAAAACATTACAGCTAGGTACAAGCTGGTTTCTGGAAGAGGCTGGTGGATTGGCTCGTGTTTACTATGGCTGTGTCAACTATTTGCCACAGATTGGGGTGGATGTAAGTGGTTTGGTGGTTGGTTCCGATCGCGTTTTTGAAAGTTCGCTCCAAAAGGTGAGGACATTTGCTTCGGCGGATAGTTCAACTTGGCGGCGATCGCGAAGTCTCCGCACAGCCGTTAATCAAACTTTAGCGAGTTCCCAAATTGATTTAGTTGCCTCACATTTTGCTCTGTACACATTCCCAATCCTTGATCGCCTTGGTGATTTACCTTTAGTAATCCATTTTCATGGTCCTTGGGCGTTAGAGAGTAAAGCTGAGGGTGCAGGGAAGCTATCGGTTTGGGGGAAATGGTTGATCGAGAAGCTCGTCTATCAAAGGGCAAATGGATTTATTGTTTTGTCGGAGGCATTTCGCCAGATTTTACATAAAACCTATAATGTACCGCTAGACAAGATTTTTATTGTGGGGGGAGGCATTAATACATCGGAATTTAATGTGGATTTATCGATCGCTCAAGCAAGGAAAAAACTTGGGTGGCAACAGAATCGACGAATCATCCTCTGTGTGCGTCGCTTAGTGCATCGGATGGGATTGGAGAATTTGATTGCAGCGATCGCAAAAGTACGCCAAAAATATCCTGATGTCTTGCTATTGATCGCTGGTAAAGGCGCGATCGCAGATGCCTTGAGATCGCAGATTCAAGAGCTGCAATTAGAAGATCATGTGCAGTTATTAGGTTTTGTGAGTGATCAAGACTTAGCGATCGCCTATCGTGCAGCAGAACTAAGCATTGTACCGACTGTCGCTCTAGAGGGATTTGGACTAATTGTGATTGAATCTTTGGCGGCGGGAACACCTGTTTTAGGTACACCAATTGGAGGCATTCCCGAAATTTTAAATCCATTCCATGCTGATTTGATTTTAGAGGGAAGTACCTCGGCGCATTTAGCCCAAGGCATGATCGAAGCATTGTCTGGACAAAGGCAAATTCCCAGCGCTGAAGCTTGCCAAGCCTATGTCAAACAAAATTACGACTGGCAGGTGATTGCCCGACAAATGAAATCAGTTTATGAACAGGTTTTATAG